The genomic interval CATCATCGAACTCGACCCCGATGAGACGAGCGTCGGCTGGGGCGGTCTGCCGAACGCGGAAGGAATCGTGCAACTCGACGCGTCCGTCATGGACGGAGCGACGTACAACGCGGGCTCGGTCGCGGGCATCGAGGGGATCCGCACTCCCGCCTCGGTGGCCCGGCTCGTGATGGAGCGCACCGACCACGTCATGCTGATCGGCGACTACGCCCAGCGCTTCGCCGTGGGCTTCGGCTTCGAGGTCCAGGACCTGATGACGCCGAAGTCGCGCGAGATCTGGCTCCGCTGGCGCGAGCGCCTGTCCGACACGGACGACTGGGGACCGCCGGACCACCTGCGGCGCCCGCGTGGCGGCTCGGGAGACGGCGGGCTGGACGAGGCCGAGCAGTGGGCGGAACTGCTCGATCTGCCGGGCCGCGACGGCCCCGACCGGGACTACGTGCTGGCCGAGGCCCTCCTCCACCGCTACGGCACGACGAACGTGCTCGCGGTCGACGCACAGGGAAACGTGTCGGGCATCACGACGACGAGCGGACTCGCCTGGAAGGTCCCGGGCCGCGTGGGCGACTCGCCGATCATCGGCGCCGGGCTCTACGTCGACAACGACATCGGCGCCGCCGCCGTGACGGGGCGGGGCGAGGACGTGATCAAGTCGTGCGCCGGGTACTATGTCGTCTCGCGGATAGGCGCGGGGCGCACGCCGCAGCAGGCC from Candidatus Palauibacter australiensis carries:
- a CDS encoding isoaspartyl peptidase/L-asparaginase, which codes for MMITSHTNDTGRRAAAASWQILSGGGTAMDAVERGANIIELDPDETSVGWGGLPNAEGIVQLDASVMDGATYNAGSVAGIEGIRTPASVARLVMERTDHVMLIGDYAQRFAVGFGFEVQDLMTPKSREIWLRWRERLSDTDDWGPPDHLRRPRGGSGDGGLDEAEQWAELLDLPGRDGPDRDYVLAEALLHRYGTTNVLAVDAQGNVSGITTTSGLAWKVPGRVGDSPIIGAGLYVDNDIGAAAVTGRGEDVIKSCAGYYVVSRIGAGRTPQQA